One Streptomyces lincolnensis genomic region harbors:
- a CDS encoding sensor histidine kinase, with translation MTERLPSSSPSGEAAGDRLPPVRFAFDRHTWKEIAHLLANLPMALLGFVYVVTMLFLGFGLTVTVIGFPMLAAGLLGARQLGKLERARARALLGVRIDEPSPLPWRGGRNGFFAQLWSGIKDPVGWRTVLYNFIRLPWGVLTFSITLVSLFVLWPVLPFVARGLANVDRAMVRGLLSPSDELERRIAELESDRGVVVDTAAADMRRIERDLHDGAQARLVNLAMGLGLAKEKLLEDPESAAEMVSEAHGEVKLALQELRDLARGIHPAVLTDRGLDAALSSVASRCTVPVKVTADLGARPVAAIEGIAYFTVSELLQNISKHSGARSASVDVWRADDRLLIQVWDDGRGGASLDGGTGMRGLAERLNAVDGLFVIDSPPGGPTMVTAELPWRDRSGTP, from the coding sequence ATGACTGAACGTCTTCCGTCCTCTAGCCCCTCCGGGGAGGCGGCCGGCGACCGCCTGCCCCCCGTCCGGTTCGCCTTCGACCGGCACACCTGGAAGGAGATCGCCCATCTCCTGGCGAACCTTCCGATGGCCCTGCTCGGATTCGTCTACGTCGTGACGATGCTGTTCCTCGGCTTCGGGCTGACGGTCACGGTGATCGGTTTCCCGATGCTCGCGGCGGGGCTGCTGGGCGCCCGGCAGCTGGGCAAGCTGGAGCGGGCGCGGGCCCGGGCGCTGCTCGGGGTGCGGATCGACGAGCCGAGCCCGTTGCCGTGGCGCGGCGGCCGGAACGGTTTCTTCGCGCAGCTGTGGTCCGGGATCAAGGACCCGGTCGGCTGGCGCACGGTGCTGTACAACTTCATCCGCCTGCCCTGGGGTGTTCTCACCTTCAGCATCACGCTGGTCTCGCTGTTCGTGCTGTGGCCGGTGCTGCCGTTCGTCGCGCGGGGGCTGGCCAACGTCGACCGGGCGATGGTGCGCGGGCTGCTGTCGCCCTCCGACGAGCTGGAGCGGCGTATCGCGGAGCTGGAGTCGGACCGGGGAGTCGTGGTGGACACCGCCGCGGCCGACATGCGGCGCATCGAGCGCGATCTGCACGACGGCGCGCAGGCCCGCCTGGTGAATCTGGCCATGGGGCTGGGTCTGGCCAAGGAGAAGCTGCTGGAGGACCCCGAGTCCGCGGCGGAGATGGTGTCGGAGGCGCACGGCGAGGTGAAACTCGCGCTCCAGGAGCTGCGGGACCTGGCCCGGGGCATCCATCCGGCCGTCCTGACGGACCGCGGCCTGGACGCCGCCCTGTCCTCGGTCGCCTCGCGCTGCACGGTGCCGGTGAAGGTGACGGCGGATCTGGGCGCCCGGCCGGTCGCGGCCATCGAGGGGATCGCCTACTTCACCGTCTCGGAGCTGCTCCAGAACATCAGCAAGCACAGCGGGGCGCGGTCCGCGTCGGTGGACGTGTGGCGGGCGGACGACCGGCTGCTGATCCAGGTGTGGGACGACGGGCGCGGCGGCGCGAGTCTCGACGGCGGTACCGGTATGCGGGGGCTGGCCGAGCGGCTGAACGCCGTGGACGGGCTGTTCGTCATCGACTCGCCCCCGGGCGGCCCGACGATGGTCACGGCGGAGCTGCCCTGGCGGGACCGGTCGGGGACGCCGTGA